The genome window GATCGTTTCGCCGGGCGACCGCTCGGACATCATCCTGGCCAGCCTGGCCTCGCGCCTGTCCTCGTCCTACCCGGACATCTCGGGCATCGTTCTCACGGGCGGCATCCAGCCCTCGGTGAGCGTGCACCGGCTCATTGAAGGATGGACCGGCGTGCCCATCCCGGTCCTTTCCGTGCCCGGGCACACCTACAAGACCGCCCAGATACTCAACGGCCTGCACGGCACCATCGACCCGGAAAACCCCATGAAGATAGCCTCGGCCCTGGGGATCTTCGAATCCTGCGTGAACACCGAGGAGCTGCGCACCCGGCTCGTGGAAACCGAGTCCCGGCGCATCACCCCGCTCATGTTCGAATACACGCTCATCGAAAAGGCCAAGGTCAGACGCCAACGCATCGTCCTGCCCGAAGGCACCTGCGACCGCATCCTGCAGGCCACCGACATCCTGACCCGGCGCGGCGTGGCCCAGATCATCCTGCTGGGCGACCCCACGGCCATCCGCAAGCTGGCCGCTGACATCGGCGCGAACCTGGGCGACGCCATCATCATCGACCCCACCAAGTCCGAGCACTACGACGACTACGTGGACACCTATTTCGAACTGCGCAAGCACAAGTGTCTTTCCCGGGACATGGCCCACGACCGCATGAGCGACCCGACCTACTTCGCCACCATGATGGTCTACAAGGGCCATGCCGACGGCATGGTCTCCGGCTCGGTGACCACCACGGCCCAGACCATCCGCCCGGCCTTCGAATTCATCAAGACCAAGCCCGGCGCGTCCCAGGTCTCCTCGGTCTTTCTCATGTGTCAGAACGACCGGGTGCTGGTTTACGGCGACTGCGCCGTAATCCCCAACCCCAACGAGCAGGAGCTGGCCGAAATCGCCATCAACTCGGCGCACACGGCCAAGGTCTTCGGCATCGACCCCAAGGTGGCCATGCTCTCCTACTCCACCGGGGATTCGGGCGCGGGCGAGGACGTGCAGAAGGTCATCGAGGCTACGGCCATCGCCAAGAAGCTGGCTCCGGGCCTGCCCCTGGAAGGCCCGCTCCAGTACGACGCGGCCATCGACCCGGAAGTGGCCAAGACCAAGCTGCCGGACAGCCCGGTGGCGGGCCAGGCCACGGTGTTCATCTTCCCGGACCTGAACACCGGCAACAACACCTACAAGGCGGTGCAGCGCTCCGTGCCCGGCTCCATGGCCATCGGCCCGGTGCTCCAGGGCCTGAACAAGCCGGTCAACGACCTCTCGCGCGGCTGCACGGTGCGCGACATCGTCAACACCGTGGCCATCACCGCCATCCAGGCCCAGGTGCAGCCTGACTAACCGAGCAAGGGGGCAACCATGAAGATCCTGGTCATCAACTGCGGCAGCTCGTCGCTCAAATACATGCTGCTGGACATGAAAAAACAGGCGCCCATGTCCTCGGGCGTGGTGGAGCGCATCGGCGAGGACGTGGG of Salidesulfovibrio onnuriiensis contains these proteins:
- the pta gene encoding phosphate acetyltransferase, which gives rise to MSKSLYISATESRSGKSAIVLGVMQLLLAHIRKVAIFRPIISDKETNDHDIDLILKHFRLSQPYETTYAYKLGEAKRMLNEGKQAMLLETTLNKFKELESQYDFVLCEGTDYLGGEATLEFEMNSAIISNLGCPVLAVVNGLRKNAEEIRESALSTLETFEEKGLEVMAVLVNRIGPDIPLEVAQEIQQAARTKHPLLVYAIPDEKSLGNPTINDVVKWLDAQVLYGHGRLDSQVEEILVAAMHISNYLSYLSEGSLIVSPGDRSDIILASLASRLSSSYPDISGIVLTGGIQPSVSVHRLIEGWTGVPIPVLSVPGHTYKTAQILNGLHGTIDPENPMKIASALGIFESCVNTEELRTRLVETESRRITPLMFEYTLIEKAKVRRQRIVLPEGTCDRILQATDILTRRGVAQIILLGDPTAIRKLAADIGANLGDAIIIDPTKSEHYDDYVDTYFELRKHKCLSRDMAHDRMSDPTYFATMMVYKGHADGMVSGSVTTTAQTIRPAFEFIKTKPGASQVSSVFLMCQNDRVLVYGDCAVIPNPNEQELAEIAINSAHTAKVFGIDPKVAMLSYSTGDSGAGEDVQKVIEATAIAKKLAPGLPLEGPLQYDAAIDPEVAKTKLPDSPVAGQATVFIFPDLNTGNNTYKAVQRSVPGSMAIGPVLQGLNKPVNDLSRGCTVRDIVNTVAITAIQAQVQPD